From Argonema galeatum A003/A1:
TCTCTACCCTTACCAACCTGACTGGCCTGAATCTCGAAAACAATCAAATCACAGACCTGAGTGGACTCTCTACCCTTACCAACCTGACTTCCCTGTCTCTCGACACCAATCAAATAACAGACCTGAGTGGACTCTTTACCCTAACCGAACTGACATCCCTGAATCTCTCCGCTAATCTTCAAATAAAAGACCTGAGTGGACTCTCTACCCTAACCGAACTGACTTCCCTGTATCTCTGCTCTAATCAAATAAAAGACCTGAGTGGACTCTCTACCCTTACCAACCTGACTTCCCTGATTCTCAACAACAATCAAATCACAGACCTGAGTGGAATCTCTACCCTTACCAACCTGACTTCCCTGTGTCTCTCCTCTAATCAAATAACAGACCTGAGTGAACTCTCTACCCTTACCAACCTGACTTCCCTGCGTCTCTCCTCTAATCAAATAACAGACCTGAGTGAACTCTCTACCCTTACCAACCTGACTTCCCTGGAGCTCTACAACAATCAAATAACAGACCTGAGTCCATTGCGATCGCTTAGCAATCTAGAGTCTGCGTTTGTCTACGATGTGAATTTGCCCAAAAAATATTTTTCGCACCAGCACCAATGGCAGGCAAAATGGCTCTTGGAAGAAGACAACGCTGAATTGAGGCGATTGCTGATCCAAAAAATTGGTTACGATCGCATTTGCCAGGAATTACAAGCGACTGAGTTAGATACTTGGCGAGAATATACTTTATTAAAAATCGATAATGAGGTCGATGTCGAGCCAATTTATTTGTTAAAAATGACTTGCCCTAGTACTAGATTCATTCACGTTTTGCGAGTACCACCAGACATTAACTCAGCGCGTGAAGCAGTTCGCTGGGTAAATTGGGGAATCGATCCAGAAGAATTTGCAGTGGAAACATGATATGAAACAACCTCCCAAGAGCAAAACCAAAGCCAAAATCTGGGTAGTGAAAAATGGCAAAATTCGCCCTCGCTCAGATTACAGTGGCTTGCAGCCGCGTGAGGTACACTGAAATCAGTTCTTTGATAGGGCGTTCGTAGGGACGGGTTTTGCCATTATTCTGTTCTTTAATGAGATTTATAAGCGATCGCTCTCGTCGGTTAGGGCAACTCCAACTCTTACTTCTTATCCAAATCCCTTACGGAGTAACCTTTTCCCTCTTCCCTCTTCCCTCTTCCCTAGCCCCTAGCCCCTAGCCCCTAGCCCCTAGCCCCTAGCTATATAAGCGATCGCAGCGATGGTATGCCCAAGCGATCGAGAAAAAACGCCCTAATTAGAGATAGGCACCTGCTGAAACGCCCCAGTTTCGGGAATAAAGATATCCAAAGTATGCACTCCTGGCGGCACCCTTAGCCAGACATAAGCATCTACCGAGGCATTGGGGCGAATATCATATAAAGATATAGAACCAGTCGATCGATCGCGGGGATTAACCGCTTTATATGTTTCGCTTGTGACGGGATTTCGGGCGGTTGTCTCGCCAACGCCTATGATGTTAGTTGCCGCTACCTTATCTCCAAGACGGCGAATTCGCATCTGCACATTTACCACATCGCTATTACCAGTTTGCGGATCTTGAATTCGCTTAGCCGAAAGCAATTCTACTTGCGCCTTTGTACCGAATGCTAATTGTTGAAACGCACCCGGTTGAAATTCCACAATGGTTGTGGGTGCAGGTGCAGCGGTACTGGGAGATGGAGTTGCTGCCTGGGGTGCGGGGGTTTTAGTAGATGGACTCACAGAGGAATTGTTAGTTCTATCAGTTGGAGTCGCGCTCGGTGTGGGGATGATTTGCGGTGTGCTAGATGGACTCGCTGTGGAACTGCTTTCTACACCAGGGATTAGACTTGCATTGGAAATCAGCACATTTCTAAACGCACCCGTGTCTTTGACTAAAATATCAATTGTGTTGACACCTTCTGGCACCTTTAACACGACATAGCCATCGACAGGTTGTTCCTTGCCCATATTAAACAGAAAAATTGGCCCGGACGATCGCTTGACAGAATCGACAGCTTGGTAGGTTTCATTGGTGATGGGATTGCGGGCAGTTGTAGCGCCGACATTAACGATCTCACTTCCTGCAAACGCATCTGTAAGCCGATTAACGCGCATCTGCACATTCACTTCATCAGGCTTTCCTGGAATTCGCGTCACCGAGAGTAACTCTACTCGCGCTTTATTTCCTAAAGCAAGCTGTACATAAGGGTTTTGTGGAATAGCGACGCTAGGTTCTGGAGATGGCGAAACAGGTGTTTGAGTGGATGGAGCAACTGGAGTGCTGTTTCTGTTAGTTTGAGGATTGAGAGGGTTTCTCACCTGCCCAGATTGCATCCCTCGATAAAGCAAAAAACCTCCAACTCCCAAAGCTAGGAGAGCTAGCACAGTCGCCACACCGGCCAAAAAGCTGTTTACACCGCCGCCGCGACGCTTGGTTCCTGGGGGTGTTGCGCGTTTGTCACTTTCTCGATTGCCCGTTTTCATACAAAAAGTAGAGTCACAAGTAATTTTTTATTAGTTTTTTCAATTAGACTATTTTAGGAACTCAGGATATCCGGGGACATCCATCATAGGATAGAACTTTATGTAGTGTATGCTTTTTGTTCTAAGAGGATGTTTGAGAAGTATCAGACGATCCCCCCTAGCCCCCCTTAAAAAAGGGGGGGACAAGAGCCTCAAAGTCCCCTTTTTCAAGGGGGATTTAGGGGGATCTCCAAAGGGTTGGTGTATCGCCAGCAACTTTTCAAACATCCACTAAGGGATGAACTGATGCGGGTTACCCGCAGTATCTGAAAATGCCTATAAATTTTCAAAATTTGGCAGATGTTGGTAAGCCAATTAGTCTACTGGTGCTTGTTCTGGGTTGCCAGGTATGGGGAAGAGAACTGAGTGCAAAGGCGCAGTCGCCGACACTTGCCAGTCCAGAAGTCTTGGCGTCAGACTTAGCTGGCAAACAAGTGGATTCTGCTAAGAATATTTGCTCAGCGCAGTTGCCGGAAGCCATTGATGCGATCGCAAATCGTCCTCAATTCCGCCGCTATCGTTGGGGTATTCTCATTCAAACGCTATCTTCTTCCCAAACTCTCTACAGTCGCGAAGCGCAACAATATTTTATCCCCGCATCCAACACCAAGCTATTGACAACCGCCGCAGCTTTGCGTCTGCTGGGTTCCCAATACCGAATTCGCACATCCATTTATGGCAACAATGGGGTTTTGCGGGTCGTCGGACGGGGAGATCCCAGTTTAACAGATGTTCAACTTAAAGATTTGGCACAACAACTGAAGCGTCAGGGAATCAGCCAAGTACAGCAACTGATTGTGCAGGATGATTATTTTCAGGGGCCGATACTTAATGCTAATTGGGAATGGGAAGATGTGCAATCAGATTATGGCGCACCTGTCAATAGTTTGATTTTGAATCAAAATGCCTTGGCGCTAACATTATTACCTCAAGCATTAGGTCAACCGCTAAAATTTCGTTGGCAAGATCCATTTGCCAAGCTGCAATGGCAGGTAGAAAATTATTCAGTTACAAGTAAAGCTAAGTCAAAAAGTTCGGTAGAAGTAGTTGGTGTTTTAGGAAAGCCGGTTTTACAAATCCGAGGTGAGTTGAGTGTTGATTCCGAACCAGAAGACTTTGATGTAGCAGTTCGCGATCCAGCCGAACACTTTTTGCGACACTTTCAAGAAGCTTTAAAATCCGAAGGGATTAGTGTCGCGCAGGCAAAGGTTGCATCTGGCAATAAAAGTAGCAATGAACAAGAGTTAGCATCTGTCGAATCTCCACCGTTATCGCAACTTTTAATAGATACCAATCAGCCAAGTAATAATCTTTATGCGGAAGCTTTGCTGCGAACCATTGGGGTTGTTAAAAAGCAATCGGAAACTAAGAGTCTGAATACGGCTGAAATGGGGTTGGCTGCGATCAAATCAACTTTAACCGATCTGGGAATCGATCCGCAAAGTTATGCGATCGAAGATGGTTCGGGATTATCTCGTCACAACTTAGTTAGTCCAGAAGCGTTGGTGCAGTTGCTTAAGGGAATGGCACAATCACCAGAAGCTGATATTTTCCGCGCTTCTTTACCTGTGGCTGGTGTCAGCGGTACTCTCAAAAATCGCTTTAAAAATACAACTGCTCAAGGTATTGTGCAAGCTAAAACTGGAACGGTAAGTGGGGTTAATTCCCTGTCTGGATATGTTGATTCTCCTAATTATGAAACAGTGGTTTTTAGTATTATTCTGAATCAATCCGATTTGCCTGCTAAAATGATGCGTCCATCAGTTGATGAGATTGTTTTGTTGTTGACTCGTTTGCGTCGTTGTTAAATTAGATTATAATTGAACCGCAGAGAAACCGGGTTTCTTCAAGAAACCGGGTTTCTGGTATGTGAAGAGGAGGGGGAGAGGAAGTGCGATCGTTAGTAAATTAGTATATAATTTAATAGCATTTATCAACTAGCGCGTAAGTAGCGGGAGTTTGTTGTCCATGATGGAAAATAAAGGATTAATTTCTTCCCCTCAAATAGAACAGTCACCTGATTCATCGACAGCGCTAAAAAATATGACACTAGCTCAAGTAAAAGTGGGAGAATTCGCCGATGCCTTAGTGACAGCGCAGCAGATTAATAATCAATGGCAAAGGATAGAAGCGCTGAAGGCGATCGCAAATGCTGCTCATCCAGCCGGATACCAAACCATTGCTTTGCGTGCTTTACTTCATCTGCCAGTAGCAGAACGCAATACTATATTAGCACAGCAAGTTGAGGAAGCAAAGGACTGTTTTTTGCCTGGTTCTGAGGAGATGGAGTGGGTAGAGGAATATATAGAAGATGACAA
This genomic window contains:
- the dacB gene encoding D-alanyl-D-alanine carboxypeptidase/D-alanyl-D-alanine-endopeptidase, whose product is MPINFQNLADVGKPISLLVLVLGCQVWGRELSAKAQSPTLASPEVLASDLAGKQVDSAKNICSAQLPEAIDAIANRPQFRRYRWGILIQTLSSSQTLYSREAQQYFIPASNTKLLTTAAALRLLGSQYRIRTSIYGNNGVLRVVGRGDPSLTDVQLKDLAQQLKRQGISQVQQLIVQDDYFQGPILNANWEWEDVQSDYGAPVNSLILNQNALALTLLPQALGQPLKFRWQDPFAKLQWQVENYSVTSKAKSKSSVEVVGVLGKPVLQIRGELSVDSEPEDFDVAVRDPAEHFLRHFQEALKSEGISVAQAKVASGNKSSNEQELASVESPPLSQLLIDTNQPSNNLYAEALLRTIGVVKKQSETKSLNTAEMGLAAIKSTLTDLGIDPQSYAIEDGSGLSRHNLVSPEALVQLLKGMAQSPEADIFRASLPVAGVSGTLKNRFKNTTAQGIVQAKTGTVSGVNSLSGYVDSPNYETVVFSIILNQSDLPAKMMRPSVDEIVLLLTRLRRC